The Conexivisphaera calida genome includes a region encoding these proteins:
- the aspS gene encoding aspartate--tRNA(Asn) ligase, with protein MRDRRLRKELFLDGVTPALEGRIVEVTGWVEEQRDLGSLVFQVLRDSRGSAQVVYDKSRIGDAVDEVRTTTLQSYVYVRGEVVRGRSRKFPVEIRASEYEVLGPVRRQLPLDPSGGVPAGLDVRLDNRPLDLRNPRTSAIFSIRAKFLRAAREYLRSSGFIEVNTPKIIGSAAEGGADLFDLEYFGRKAYLAQSPQLYKEQLTMSLERVFEIAFYYRAEKFNTQRHLNEFTSVDVEAAMFDKRDAMDLLEGLVAEAGGAAIDESRREFEALGRDPPRAERPFPVITYVQALESLRAKGLNLAFGEDLGGDAVRLLAEEHEGYYFIVDWPLDAKPFYIQPGGNGLSESFDLMFGQLELASGGERIHERGLLEERLRAKGLDPEGFKDHLKFYEWGMPPHSGWGFGADRYLMVITGVNNIRETVLYPRDPTRLTP; from the coding sequence TTGAGAGACCGCCGATTAAGAAAAGAGCTTTTTCTTGACGGGGTAACACCCGCGCTGGAGGGAAGGATCGTAGAGGTAACCGGGTGGGTAGAGGAGCAGAGGGACCTAGGGTCGCTCGTCTTCCAAGTGCTCAGGGACAGCCGTGGATCCGCACAGGTAGTCTACGATAAGTCGAGGATCGGCGACGCCGTGGACGAGGTGCGCACGACGACGCTCCAGAGCTACGTGTACGTCCGCGGAGAGGTTGTCAGGGGCCGCAGCCGCAAGTTCCCCGTGGAGATAAGGGCCTCCGAGTACGAGGTGCTGGGGCCCGTGAGGCGCCAGCTGCCCCTGGACCCATCCGGCGGCGTGCCCGCGGGCCTGGACGTCAGGCTGGACAACCGCCCACTGGACCTGAGAAATCCCAGGACCTCAGCGATATTCTCGATCCGCGCGAAGTTCCTCAGGGCGGCCAGGGAGTACCTCAGGTCGAGCGGATTCATAGAGGTCAATACCCCCAAGATAATAGGCTCCGCCGCCGAGGGGGGCGCGGATCTCTTCGACCTAGAGTACTTCGGCAGGAAGGCGTACCTGGCGCAGAGCCCGCAGCTCTACAAGGAGCAGCTCACGATGAGCCTGGAGAGGGTCTTCGAGATAGCCTTCTACTACAGGGCGGAGAAGTTCAACACCCAGAGGCACCTGAACGAGTTCACGAGCGTGGACGTGGAGGCGGCGATGTTCGACAAGAGGGACGCGATGGACCTGCTGGAGGGGCTCGTGGCCGAGGCCGGCGGCGCCGCGATTGATGAGTCCAGGAGGGAATTCGAGGCGCTGGGACGCGATCCGCCGAGGGCGGAGAGGCCGTTCCCTGTGATCACGTACGTCCAGGCACTTGAGTCGCTGAGGGCAAAGGGGCTGAACCTCGCGTTCGGGGAGGACCTGGGCGGGGACGCCGTGAGGCTCCTGGCGGAGGAGCATGAAGGGTACTACTTCATAGTGGACTGGCCGCTGGATGCTAAGCCGTTCTACATACAGCCGGGAGGAAATGGCCTTTCGGAGAGCTTCGATCTCATGTTCGGGCAGCTGGAGCTGGCGAGCGGCGGGGAGCGCATACATGAGAGGGGGCTCCTCGAGGAGCGGCTGAGGGCAAAGGGGCTGGACCCCGAGGGCTTCAAGGATCACCTGAAGTTCTACGAGTGGGGAATGCCGCCGCACTCCGGATGGGGATTCGGCGCGGACAGGTATCTGATGGTCATCACGGGCGTCAACAACATACGGGAGACTGTCCTATATCCGAGGGACCCGACGAGGCTCACGCCGTAG
- a CDS encoding AAA family ATPase has protein sequence MRNPGEELEDAAAQYASEAIKLDSQGNYAGAVVKYQNAVEALLKLIRLYPDNPVNKLYYEKAMAYQERIKALQRLRGVYSPSDGDRPPQQDEDGNIRVAPMVETVKATFEELLVTEKPNVSTKDVVGLDDAKLALRQAIVYPYQRPDLFPLGWPRGILLFGPPGCGKTMLAAAVASEIDGYFLSVDAASIMSKWLGDAEKNVAKLFAYARGLAESKPVVIFIDEVDSLLTVHRQEVGGETRVRNQFLKEMDGLSDKGKNLQLYVLAATNKPWTLDEPFLRRYQKRIYVQPPDKDTRKLLFEKYTEPLILDSDIDMEELAKLTEGYSASDIRDICQDAQLRVVTELFESGKANDPESKPRPIKMKDFKEIVKQRRPSLIAERVKLYEKWNEMYSAV, from the coding sequence ATGCGCAACCCGGGCGAGGAGCTCGAGGACGCCGCCGCGCAGTACGCGAGCGAGGCCATAAAGCTCGACAGCCAGGGGAACTACGCCGGCGCGGTCGTCAAGTATCAGAACGCGGTCGAGGCGCTGCTCAAGCTGATAAGGCTGTACCCCGACAATCCCGTGAACAAGCTCTACTATGAGAAGGCGATGGCGTACCAGGAGAGGATAAAGGCGCTGCAGCGGCTAAGGGGCGTCTACAGTCCCTCGGACGGCGACAGGCCGCCGCAGCAGGACGAGGACGGGAACATCAGGGTGGCACCCATGGTCGAGACGGTCAAGGCGACGTTCGAGGAGCTGCTGGTGACCGAGAAGCCCAACGTGAGCACGAAGGACGTGGTGGGGCTCGACGACGCGAAGCTGGCGCTCAGGCAGGCCATAGTCTATCCATACCAGCGCCCAGATCTCTTCCCCCTGGGCTGGCCCAGGGGAATACTCCTCTTCGGCCCGCCCGGCTGCGGCAAGACGATGCTGGCGGCGGCCGTGGCGAGCGAGATAGATGGCTACTTCCTCAGCGTGGACGCTGCGTCCATAATGAGCAAGTGGCTCGGCGACGCCGAGAAGAACGTCGCGAAGCTGTTCGCTTACGCTCGCGGGCTCGCGGAATCGAAGCCCGTGGTCATATTCATAGACGAGGTCGACTCCCTCCTCACTGTCCACCGTCAGGAGGTGGGCGGCGAGACGAGGGTGAGGAACCAGTTCCTCAAGGAGATGGACGGCCTCTCCGACAAGGGGAAGAACCTACAGCTCTACGTGCTCGCCGCGACGAACAAGCCGTGGACGCTCGATGAGCCCTTCCTCAGGCGCTATCAGAAGAGGATCTACGTGCAGCCCCCCGACAAGGACACCAGGAAGCTCCTGTTCGAGAAGTACACGGAGCCGCTGATACTGGACTCAGACATAGACATGGAGGAGCTCGCCAAGCTAACGGAGGGCTACTCCGCCAGCGATATCCGGGACATATGCCAGGACGCGCAGCTCCGGGTTGTGACCGAGCTGTTCGAGAGCGGAAAGGCCAACGATCCCGAGAGCAAGCCCAGGCCGATAAAGATGAAGGACTTCAAGGAGATAGTGAAGCAGAGGAGGCCCAGCCTGATAGCTGAGAGGGTCAAGCTGTACGAGAAGTGGAACGAGATGTACAGCGCCGTCTGA
- a CDS encoding Snf7 family protein, with translation MTKPRSNHPEMGIPNMSDFAKRWQQESKPGVGARIKDSIAPEGPLKDRLEQAIRQINIQVSKLDALSSRLKDRDQRLFETIVRHVQKHDSTHATVYANELAELRKMEKLVEQAKVAMEQIVLRLNTATTLGDVVVTLAPAMSVIKRVRAGLMSVMPEAEGEVSEINNLLSGILVDAGQMSGLSVNFEAANEDAERILAEASAIAEQRMKDKLPELPTYDSGLGVGMGQKS, from the coding sequence GTGACAAAACCGAGATCAAATCACCCGGAGATGGGGATACCGAACATGAGCGACTTCGCGAAGAGGTGGCAGCAGGAGTCCAAGCCGGGCGTCGGTGCCAGGATAAAGGACAGCATCGCGCCCGAGGGGCCCCTGAAGGACCGCCTTGAGCAGGCGATAAGGCAGATAAACATACAGGTCTCCAAGCTGGACGCACTCTCGAGCAGGCTGAAGGACAGGGACCAGAGGCTCTTCGAGACCATAGTGAGGCACGTGCAGAAGCATGACTCGACCCATGCAACTGTCTACGCGAACGAGCTGGCGGAGCTCAGGAAGATGGAGAAGCTCGTCGAGCAGGCCAAGGTGGCGATGGAGCAGATAGTGCTGAGGCTCAACACTGCGACGACCCTCGGCGACGTGGTCGTCACGCTCGCCCCGGCCATGAGTGTGATAAAGAGGGTCAGGGCCGGCCTGATGAGCGTGATGCCCGAGGCGGAGGGCGAGGTATCCGAGATCAACAACCTGCTGAGCGGCATACTGGTCGACGCCGGACAGATGAGCGGCCTGAGCGTGAACTTCGAGGCAGCCAACGAGGACGCCGAGAGGATACTCGCCGAGGCCTCAGCGATAGCGGAGCAGAGGATGAAGGACAAGCTACCGGAGCTCCCCACCTACGACAGCGGGCTCGGCGTGGGCATGGGGCAGAAGTCCTGA
- a CDS encoding TrmB family transcriptional regulator — MAGAGVLDRLKELGLSEYESRIYAALLRGGPAKVADLAVKAGVPRTKAYDAVKSLGRKGLVEVRGRPLMCMAVDPEEALGEMVEDEERRARRLRRILEELRRLGRGTGSLEGQEGRYSLVAGTAIVDRLRELISGAAREVHGMLDHWGVELALESKREIRAAALGDVEVRLVLDGYDEESARNAELVEFARVTSRGGGWSAFTFDGRMALLLDSGAGVGMLVESPLIVEALDSLFEEMWRSGMPLERFLELLRAGVTSAAGLVGGEVEIYAGAIEAMLSNFSIEDLAPVADAAYSRFVRLLPEMEAEPVEAAVVVWGALLGGGLSHSSVRYDQLTKIMTIEYGSQARMPPTPWFLAFLGYLRSRGIEPSVVHSSTEQGMSVLQLKLPIKTQLI, encoded by the coding sequence GTGGCCGGCGCGGGAGTGCTCGACAGGTTGAAGGAGCTGGGGCTCAGCGAGTACGAGTCCAGGATCTACGCCGCACTGCTCAGGGGGGGACCCGCCAAGGTAGCGGACCTAGCCGTCAAGGCGGGCGTGCCGCGCACGAAGGCATACGACGCCGTGAAATCGCTGGGGAGAAAGGGGCTGGTCGAGGTGCGCGGGAGACCTCTCATGTGCATGGCCGTGGACCCGGAGGAGGCGCTGGGGGAGATGGTCGAGGACGAGGAGAGGAGGGCGAGGAGGCTGAGGAGGATCCTGGAGGAGCTGAGGAGGCTGGGCAGGGGGACCGGCTCGTTGGAGGGGCAGGAGGGCAGGTACTCGCTGGTCGCCGGCACGGCGATAGTGGATAGGCTGAGGGAACTGATCTCCGGCGCCGCGAGGGAGGTGCACGGGATGCTGGACCACTGGGGCGTGGAGCTGGCGCTCGAGTCGAAGAGGGAGATCAGGGCGGCGGCGCTCGGCGACGTGGAGGTCAGGCTGGTCCTGGACGGATACGACGAGGAGTCGGCGAGGAACGCTGAGCTCGTGGAGTTCGCCCGCGTGACCTCGCGCGGCGGGGGATGGAGCGCCTTCACCTTCGACGGGAGGATGGCCCTGCTGCTGGACAGCGGCGCGGGCGTCGGGATGCTGGTGGAGTCGCCGCTGATCGTGGAGGCGCTGGACTCCCTGTTCGAGGAGATGTGGAGGTCCGGGATGCCGCTGGAGAGGTTCCTGGAGCTCCTGAGGGCTGGGGTGACGAGCGCGGCTGGGCTGGTGGGGGGAGAGGTCGAGATCTACGCGGGCGCCATCGAGGCGATGCTCTCCAACTTCTCCATCGAGGACCTGGCGCCCGTGGCGGACGCCGCGTACTCGAGGTTCGTCAGGCTGCTGCCGGAGATGGAGGCGGAGCCCGTGGAGGCGGCGGTGGTCGTGTGGGGAGCGCTGCTGGGCGGCGGGCTGTCCCACAGTTCGGTCAGGTACGATCAACTCACGAAGATAATGACAATAGAGTACGGGAGCCAGGCAAGGATGCCCCCGACGCCGTGGTTCCTCGCCTTCCTCGGTTACCTGAGGAGCAGGGGGATAGAGCCGTCGGTCGTCCACAGCTCGACGGAGCAGGGCATGTCCGTGCTGCAGCTGAAATTGCCCATAAAGACGCAGCTCATATGA
- a CDS encoding MBL fold metallo-hydrolase — MRIRVLGAAREVGRSAVLVEQDGSRILMDYGVSVGTGRNKDPSFPIHVRPRDVGALVITHAHLDHSGAAPLFEVDPGRSPAIYATSPTVRLSELLLHDFVKVTGDASPFTDYEVAKFAEGARAIDYGEDVRVGDLTFRLTNAGHVPGSAMIYVEGSRRVLYTGDMNRSDTELLRGYGDGGPLPEADVVIAESTYSQTQHPSRDEEERALVEYAKEVVERKGTLLIPAFAVGRAQEVAMALRRHRFPHRVYMDGMALKVNELMTSIPDYVRDPEALEDALNSLEYVNSWGMRKRIVEEPGVIISPAGMLVGGASIFYSKRISEGDRNGVAIVAYQAPETPGRKLLEKGELEVPDEGKKRRVKAEVRRFDFSSHSGRDELLKFFTEDIRGDPLIILVHGDEEPMLKFAEELRGKGLKVEVPTAGQEFEIGGAVS; from the coding sequence ATGAGGATAAGGGTGCTCGGAGCTGCCAGGGAAGTTGGCAGGTCCGCGGTGCTCGTTGAGCAGGATGGGTCCAGAATCCTGATGGACTACGGCGTGTCCGTGGGCACCGGCAGGAACAAGGACCCGTCGTTTCCAATACACGTGAGGCCCAGGGACGTCGGCGCGCTGGTGATAACCCACGCCCACCTGGACCACAGCGGCGCAGCGCCGCTGTTCGAGGTGGATCCCGGGAGATCCCCGGCGATCTACGCCACCTCGCCCACGGTGAGGCTCTCCGAGCTGCTCCTGCACGACTTCGTGAAGGTGACGGGCGACGCCTCGCCCTTCACCGACTACGAGGTCGCGAAGTTCGCGGAGGGCGCGAGGGCCATCGACTACGGGGAGGACGTCAGGGTCGGCGACCTCACGTTTCGCCTCACGAACGCCGGACATGTGCCCGGCAGCGCCATGATCTACGTGGAGGGATCCCGCAGGGTCCTCTACACGGGCGACATGAACCGCTCGGACACCGAGCTCCTGAGGGGCTACGGTGACGGGGGGCCTCTGCCGGAGGCGGACGTCGTGATAGCGGAGTCCACGTACTCCCAGACCCAGCATCCCTCGAGGGATGAGGAGGAGAGGGCGCTCGTGGAGTACGCGAAGGAGGTCGTGGAGAGGAAGGGGACGCTCCTGATACCGGCGTTCGCGGTGGGCAGGGCCCAGGAGGTCGCGATGGCCCTGCGGCGCCACCGCTTCCCCCACAGGGTCTACATGGACGGCATGGCGCTCAAGGTCAATGAGCTCATGACGTCCATTCCGGACTACGTGAGGGATCCGGAGGCGCTCGAGGACGCGCTGAACTCCCTGGAGTACGTGAACTCCTGGGGGATGAGGAAGAGGATAGTGGAGGAGCCGGGCGTCATAATATCCCCCGCCGGGATGCTGGTGGGCGGCGCCTCGATATTCTACAGCAAGAGGATAAGCGAGGGCGATCGCAACGGCGTGGCAATAGTTGCGTACCAGGCGCCGGAGACGCCGGGCAGAAAGCTGCTGGAGAAGGGCGAGCTGGAGGTGCCCGACGAGGGCAAGAAGAGGAGGGTCAAGGCGGAGGTCCGGCGCTTCGACTTCTCGTCCCACTCCGGCAGGGACGAGCTCCTGAAGTTCTTCACGGAGGACATAAGGGGCGATCCGCTGATAATACTGGTGCACGGGGACGAGGAGCCCATGCTGAAGTTCGCCGAGGAGCTCAGGGGCAAGGGCCTTAAGGTGGAGGTTCCCACCGCCGGACAGGAGTTTGAGATCGGCGGAGCGGTTTCCTAG
- a CDS encoding proteasome assembly chaperone family protein: MIEVLPRDKSFSGKVLIAGFHGIGATGYYAIRYMIESLGAKRTAYVDSDLTAPISTSRGGRIVTPVELYESGDLVFLRTEFPVQKENEFTFYRELAIWAASAGFSEVALIGGLDATLRRDDSDYRVVFTSAFKPRGILETSKVLEDELIIVGPVAVLLNNLEIYGFPAYSVLAYANTERVDPRAAANAVKVLSEVYGIHVDTDPLIEYAEKIESQVKLEVQSLKPKDESIYT; encoded by the coding sequence ATGATCGAGGTACTTCCGAGGGATAAATCGTTCAGCGGAAAGGTGCTGATAGCTGGGTTCCATGGGATAGGGGCGACCGGGTACTACGCGATCAGGTACATGATCGAGTCGCTCGGGGCAAAGAGGACCGCGTACGTGGACTCCGACCTCACGGCGCCGATCTCGACGTCGCGCGGCGGTAGGATAGTGACGCCGGTGGAGCTTTACGAGAGCGGGGACCTCGTCTTCCTGAGGACCGAGTTCCCCGTCCAGAAGGAGAACGAGTTCACGTTCTACAGGGAGCTCGCGATATGGGCGGCGTCGGCCGGGTTCTCCGAGGTGGCGCTCATAGGCGGGCTGGACGCTACGCTCAGGAGGGATGACAGCGACTACAGGGTGGTCTTCACGTCCGCCTTCAAACCCCGGGGGATATTGGAGACGTCGAAGGTCCTCGAGGACGAGCTGATAATCGTCGGCCCGGTGGCAGTGCTGCTAAACAACCTCGAGATATACGGCTTCCCGGCGTACTCCGTGCTCGCCTACGCGAACACCGAGAGGGTCGATCCGAGGGCGGCGGCCAATGCCGTCAAGGTGCTGAGCGAGGTGTACGGGATCCACGTCGACACGGATCCGCTGATAGAGTACGCGGAGAAGATAGAGAGCCAGGTGAAGCTCGAGGTCCAGAGCCTGAAGCCGAAGGATGAATCGATCTACACATGA
- the tgtA gene encoding tRNA guanosine(15) transglycosylase TgtA translates to MSFRIRDTDLLGRSGTFSVGGRSVDTPAFLPVIHPVRQLVPGPELLAMGFGAAITNSYISLRNYGHGISERGGIHGVVNYDGILMTDSGGYQVLEYGSIDADPLTMAEYQVEMGSDIAVVLDRPTGISATRERALETVEWTLRAARDTLPVVERTRGRMAWAIPIQGGLHADLVERSAKESAALPYDVYSVGSPVELMNSYRFTDLARLLLTAKRNLPPERPVHLFGAGHPLTMALAVAFGADTFDSASYALFARELRYMTRCGVRNVGELEELPCSCSICSRRTPRELLEMPREEAVGLIARHNLYVLREELLDVRQALHEGRLWEYLMQKTTCHPSLYGVRSLMVEASGDFTEFTRLFKRRALLLFGHEDVHRPELMTAASRARRVSPRGKSITLLIVHSVDVQAAPSAGDDVYFVVPFLGLVPPGLSDVYPFSQNSKPDPTSIDRRVLEETARASADAVSGWGITSAKIVHNGSGWAAEMAGLLASRLTERGIPATVEVSHV, encoded by the coding sequence ATGAGCTTCCGGATAAGGGACACGGACCTCCTCGGGAGATCCGGCACGTTCTCCGTCGGCGGCAGGAGCGTCGACACGCCTGCGTTTCTCCCAGTCATACACCCCGTGCGACAGCTCGTGCCGGGGCCCGAGCTGCTCGCGATGGGCTTCGGCGCCGCCATAACCAACAGCTACATCTCCCTCAGGAACTACGGCCATGGGATATCCGAGAGGGGCGGCATACATGGCGTGGTCAACTACGACGGGATTCTGATGACCGACTCCGGCGGATACCAGGTCCTGGAGTACGGCAGCATAGACGCGGATCCCCTGACGATGGCCGAATATCAGGTGGAGATGGGGAGCGACATCGCGGTTGTGCTCGACAGGCCCACCGGAATATCGGCCACGCGCGAGAGGGCGCTGGAGACTGTAGAGTGGACCCTGCGGGCGGCTAGGGATACCCTTCCGGTCGTGGAGCGCACGCGTGGAAGGATGGCGTGGGCCATTCCGATCCAGGGCGGGCTCCACGCTGACCTCGTGGAGCGCTCCGCCAAGGAGTCCGCGGCGCTTCCCTACGACGTGTACTCCGTGGGGAGTCCGGTGGAGCTCATGAACTCCTATCGCTTCACGGACCTCGCGAGACTTCTCCTCACAGCGAAGAGGAACCTCCCGCCGGAGAGGCCTGTTCACCTGTTCGGCGCCGGCCATCCGCTCACGATGGCGCTCGCGGTCGCGTTCGGCGCCGACACGTTCGACTCCGCGTCCTATGCTCTCTTCGCACGCGAGCTCCGCTACATGACCCGGTGCGGCGTCCGCAATGTCGGGGAACTGGAGGAGCTTCCCTGCAGCTGTTCGATATGCTCCCGCCGCACCCCCAGGGAGCTTCTCGAGATGCCGAGGGAGGAAGCGGTGGGGCTGATAGCCAGGCACAATCTGTACGTGCTCCGCGAGGAGCTACTAGACGTCAGACAGGCCCTCCACGAGGGAAGGCTGTGGGAGTACCTGATGCAGAAGACGACGTGCCATCCCAGCCTCTACGGCGTCAGGTCCCTCATGGTCGAGGCGTCAGGCGACTTCACCGAGTTCACGCGCCTTTTCAAGAGGCGCGCCCTCCTCCTCTTCGGCCACGAGGACGTGCACAGGCCGGAGCTGATGACCGCCGCATCCCGCGCGCGCCGCGTGTCGCCGCGCGGGAAATCCATCACGCTCCTCATCGTGCACTCGGTGGACGTCCAGGCGGCGCCGTCCGCGGGCGACGACGTCTACTTCGTCGTCCCCTTCCTGGGGTTGGTCCCGCCGGGCCTCTCCGACGTCTATCCCTTCTCCCAGAACTCGAAGCCGGATCCCACGTCCATTGATCGCCGCGTCCTGGAGGAGACGGCCCGCGCATCCGCCGACGCGGTGTCCGGATGGGGCATCACTTCCGCCAAGATAGTCCACAATGGCTCGGGATGGGCGGCTGAGATGGCGGGGCTCCTTGCGTCACGCCTGACGGAGCGCGGCATCCCGGCCACAGTCGAGGTATCTCATGTGTAG
- a CDS encoding Lsm family RNA-binding protein — MAARRFSEELSTLVGKKVEVELTDGRVYSGNLLAISEGLDVVLEKPPELPGVHKLLVSGSSIRGIRLVERIFDLKELADRLSKSFPGNVTFRDDIGAIFVMNRIKVTTAGVVEGSGIAADKVRKIYEDYVREMREKSQPQSQQQGSQG, encoded by the coding sequence GTGGCTGCTAGGAGGTTTTCAGAGGAGCTCTCCACACTGGTGGGCAAGAAGGTCGAGGTCGAGCTGACCGATGGCAGGGTCTACAGCGGCAACCTGCTGGCAATATCGGAGGGACTGGACGTCGTGCTGGAGAAACCTCCGGAGCTGCCCGGGGTCCACAAGCTCCTGGTGAGCGGATCTTCCATCAGGGGCATACGCCTCGTCGAGAGGATATTCGACCTCAAGGAGCTGGCCGACCGCCTCTCGAAGTCGTTCCCGGGCAACGTGACCTTCAGGGACGACATAGGGGCGATATTCGTCATGAACAGGATAAAGGTGACCACTGCGGGCGTCGTCGAGGGCTCCGGTATAGCCGCAGACAAGGTTAGGAAGATCTACGAGGACTATGTGCGGGAGATGAGGGAGAAGTCCCAGCCCCAGTCCCAGCAGCAGGGATCCCAGGGATGA
- a CDS encoding adenylate kinase family protein, which yields MTHYSVIGIAGVPAVGKKTVGAILAQRLGCRHSTVLELASETNSVLEYDEPNSEYVIDVDSMRHLLEVRPPTGICVLSGVLVPSVLPRSRTSLAVVLRASPEVLYPRYFERGYPGDKIRDNLLAEALGVAVDEAVRAYGEDLVHEVDTTGRDPASIASEIVDVISGSRRPSILRIDWLDVCERIGHLRSICFPELPPDLDRCPDAAEKL from the coding sequence TTGACGCACTACTCTGTCATCGGCATAGCGGGCGTGCCCGCCGTCGGGAAGAAGACAGTGGGCGCCATCCTGGCGCAGCGGCTCGGCTGCCGGCACTCGACGGTCCTGGAGCTCGCGTCGGAGACTAACTCGGTATTGGAGTACGACGAACCGAACTCCGAGTACGTGATAGACGTCGACTCGATGAGGCACCTCCTGGAGGTCCGTCCGCCTACCGGGATCTGCGTGCTCTCCGGGGTCCTGGTGCCATCCGTCCTGCCCAGGTCGCGGACATCCCTGGCGGTGGTCCTGCGCGCTTCCCCTGAGGTTCTCTACCCCAGGTACTTCGAGCGCGGATACCCGGGCGACAAGATCAGGGACAACCTGCTCGCCGAGGCGCTGGGCGTCGCCGTGGACGAGGCAGTCCGCGCCTACGGGGAGGACCTCGTGCACGAGGTGGACACCACCGGCAGGGATCCGGCGTCCATAGCCTCCGAGATAGTCGACGTGATCTCCGGATCCCGGCGTCCGTCCATCCTCAGGATCGACTGGCTGGACGTGTGCGAACGCATCGGGCACCTGAGATCTATATGCTTCCCGGAGCTGCCCCCGGACCTGGATCGATGTCCGGACGCTGCCGAGAAGCTATGA
- a CDS encoding aldo/keto reductase: MEYRELGRTGIRVSAVGIGTWQWGSGEWGWGKHYGMEDLRAALDAAEELGINFIDTAEIYGGGRSEEIIGELVKGRREKFVIATKVGPHRMTHDGIIRACEASLRRMGVSRVELCQIHWPNPLVPMRTYMSAMEQLLRSGRIDAIGVSNFSLGKLESARRSLSGADVASNQVKYNLVDRRPEKDLLPYMEREGITLISYSPLAQGVLAHGRRGPHLVGRFNTLLRRYDPGHLSRLLDALRTIASARGGTPAQVALAWLLSRGERVVPIPGVKRRQHVEDAAAAVAMKLSPEEISSLDSATGARS, encoded by the coding sequence GTGGAGTACCGGGAGCTCGGGAGAACTGGGATACGCGTCTCGGCCGTCGGCATCGGCACTTGGCAGTGGGGATCCGGTGAGTGGGGCTGGGGCAAGCACTACGGCATGGAGGACCTGAGGGCGGCGCTCGATGCGGCGGAGGAACTAGGGATAAACTTCATAGACACAGCCGAGATCTACGGCGGGGGACGCTCCGAGGAGATCATCGGGGAACTCGTGAAGGGCAGGCGGGAGAAGTTCGTGATAGCGACCAAGGTGGGACCGCATCGCATGACGCATGATGGGATCATCAGGGCTTGTGAGGCCAGCCTCAGGAGGATGGGCGTCTCGCGCGTCGAACTCTGCCAGATCCACTGGCCGAACCCCCTGGTTCCCATGCGCACCTACATGTCGGCTATGGAACAGCTGCTAAGGTCCGGCAGGATAGACGCGATAGGGGTAAGCAACTTCAGCCTGGGAAAGCTCGAGAGTGCGAGGCGCAGCCTCTCTGGCGCAGACGTGGCCTCCAACCAGGTCAAGTACAACCTGGTGGACAGGAGGCCCGAGAAGGACCTCCTTCCGTACATGGAGAGGGAGGGCATAACCCTGATCTCGTACAGCCCGCTGGCCCAGGGAGTCCTGGCCCACGGCCGCCGTGGACCGCACTTGGTGGGCAGGTTCAACACGCTCCTCCGGAGGTACGATCCGGGCCACCTCTCGCGCCTGCTGGACGCGCTGCGCACAATAGCGTCCGCCAGGGGAGGGACGCCCGCCCAGGTGGCGCTCGCATGGCTGCTGTCCAGAGGGGAGCGCGTCGTCCCGATACCGGGCGTCAAGAGGAGGCAGCACGTAGAGGACGCCGCCGCGGCGGTCGCAATGAAGCTCTCCCCGGAGGAAATATCTTCGCTGGACTCGGCCACGGGTGCACGCAGTTGA